The following are encoded together in the Argopecten irradians isolate NY chromosome 5, Ai_NY, whole genome shotgun sequence genome:
- the LOC138324331 gene encoding uncharacterized protein, translating to MFIILQPDHYNSKEVERPDHCNLEVKRPDHFCLEVERPDHYSLEVERPDHYSLEVERQDHYSLEVERPDRYSLEVERPDHYSLKVKRPDPFCLEVERPDHYSLEVETPDHYRLEVDRPDHYSLEVERPDHYSLEVERQDHYSLEVERPDHYSLEVERPDHYCLEVDRPDHYSLEVERPDHNSLKSGGIETRPLHSGGRERPDPYSLEVERPDHYSLEVDRPDHYSLEVERPDHYSLEVKRPDHYSLEVDRPDHYSLEVDRPDHYSLEVERPDHYSLEVERPDHYSLEVDRLDHYSLEVERPDHYSLEVERPDHYSLEVERPDHYSLEVERPDHYRPEVDRPDHYSLEVERPDHYSLEVERPDHYTLEVDRPDHYSLEVERPDHYTLEVDRPDHYSLEVERQDHYSLEVERPDRYSLEVERPDHYNLAVERPDHSSLEVERPDHYNLEVERPDHYSLEVERQDHYSLEVERPDHYSLEVERPDHYSLEVETQDHYSLEVERLDHNSLEVERPDHYNLAVERPDHSSLEVERPDHYSLEVERPDHYSLEVERPDHYSLEVETQDHYSLEVDRPDHYSLEVERLDHSSLEVERPEYYSLGVESNYTFI from the exons ATGTTTATCATTCTACAACCAGACCACTATAACAGTAAAGAGGTGGAGAGACCAGACCACTGCAATCTGGAGGTAAAGAGACCAGACCACTTCTGTCTGGAGGTAGAGAGACCAGACCATTACAGTCTGGAGGTAGAGAGACCAGACCACTACAGTCTGGAAGTAGAGAGACAAGACCACTACAGTCTAGAGGTAGAGAGACCAGACCGCTACAGTCTGGAGGTAGAGAGACCAGACCATTACAGTCTGAAGGTAAAGAGACCAGACCCCTTCTGTCTGGAGGTAGAGAGACCAGACCACTACAGTCTGGAGGTAGAGACACCAGACCATTACCGTCTGGAGGTAGACAGACCAGATCATTACAGTCTGGAGGTAGAGAGACCAGACCACTACAGTCTGGAAGTAGAGAGACAAGACCACTACAGTCTAGAGGTAGAGAGACCAGACCACTACAGTCTGGAGGTAGAGAGACCAGACCACTACTGTCTGGAGGTAGACAGACCAGACCACTACAGTCTGGAAGTAGAGAGACCAGATCACAACAGTCTGAAA TCTGGAGGTATAGAGACCAGACCACTACATTCTGGAGGTAGAGAGAGACCAGACCCCTACAGTCTAGAGGTAGAGAGACCAGACCACTACAGTCTGGAGGTAGACAGACCAGACCACTACAGTCTGGAAGTAGAGAGACCAGATCACTACAGTCTGGAGGTAAAGAGACCAGACCACTACAGTCTGGAGGTAGACAGACCAGACCACTACAGTCTGGAGGTAGACAGACCAGACCACTACAGTCTGGAAGTAGAGAGACCAGATCACTACAGTCTGGAGGTAGAGAGACCAGACCACTACAGTCTGGAGGTAGATAGACTAGACCACTACAGTCTGGAAGTAGAGAGACCAGATCACTACAGTCTGGAAGTAGAGAGACCAGATCACTACAGTCTAGAGGTAGAGAGACCAGATCACTACAGTCTGGAGGTAGAGAGACCAGACCACTACCGTCCGGAGGTAGACAGACCAGATCACTACAGTCTGGAAGTAGAGAGACCAGATCACTACAGTCTAGAGGTAGAGAGACCAGATCACTACACTCTGGAGGTAGACAGACCAGACCACTACAGTCTAGAGGTAGAGAGACCAGATCACTACACTCTGGAGGTAGACAGACCAGACCACTACAGTCTGGAAGTAGAGAGACAAGACCACTACAGTCTAGAGGTAGAGAGACCAGACCGCTACAGTCTGGAGGTAGAGAGACCAGACCACTACAATCTTGCAGTAGAGAGACCAGACCACTCCAGTCTGGAGGTAGAGAGACCAGACCACTACAATCTGGAGGTAGAGAGACCAGACCACTACAGTCTGGAAGTAGAGAGACAAGACCACTACAGTCTGGAGGTAGAGAGACCAGACCACTACAGTCTGGAGGTAGAGAGACCAGACCACTACAGTCTGGAGGTAGAGACACAAGACCACTACAGTCTGGAGGTAGAGAGACTAGACCACAACAGTCTGGAGGTAGAGAGACCAGACCACTACAATCTTGCAGTAGAGAGACCAGACCACTCCAGTCTGGAGGTAGAGAGACCAGACCACTACAGTCTGGAGGTAGAGAGACCAGACCACTACAGTCTGGAGGTAGAGAGACCAGACCACTACAGTCTGGAGGTAGAGACACAAGACCACTACAGTCTGGAGGTAGACAGACCAGACCACTACAGTCTGGAGGTAGAGAGACTAGACCACAGCAGTCTGGAGGTAGAGAGACCAGAATACTACAGTCTTGGGGTAGAGAGTAACTATACCTTTATATAA